The following are from one region of the Calypte anna isolate BGI_N300 chromosome 13, bCalAnn1_v1.p, whole genome shotgun sequence genome:
- the PDLIM7 gene encoding PDZ and LIM domain protein 7 isoform X5, translated as MGDMESYKVMLNGPAPWGFRLQGGKDFSMPLSISRLTPGGKAAQAGVGVGDWVLYIDGESTSSMTHIEAQNRIRACGDRLCLTLSRAQNHLGKPQKVLSLDKQPPQLVEPPSTPVYDPVKLRLIEDAEDWQPRTGTSQSRSFHKLARLTGTDGLEDHEDVFVKNPRDAHGSVWGTGEQWQPPQVVEPPSTPVCDPVKLRLIEDAEDWQPRTGTSQSRSFRKLARLTGTDGLEDHEDVFVKKPSQVSVPDPSLGAAMKTEPGLAPRTPAATPGPASRPPWAVDPSFAERYAPDKTSTVVSKHSQPATPTPMQNRSSIVQAAQQTPEGSGRTPLCYKCNKVIRGRYLVALGHYYHPEEFICCQCRKVLDEGGFFEEKGSIFCPKCYDTRYAPSCAKCKKKITGEVMHALKMTWHVQCFTCAACKTPIRNRAFYMEEGQPYCERDYEKMFGTKCRGCDFKIDAGDRFLEALGFSWHDTCFVCAICQTNLEGKTFYSKKDKPLCKSHAFSHV; from the exons ATGGGTGACATGGAGTCCTACAAGGTGATGCTGAATGGGCCAGCGCCATGGGGCttcaggctgcagggagggaaggatttCAGCATGCCACTCTCCATCTCCAGG CTGACACCAGGTGGGAAAGCGGCCCAGGCTGGTGTGGGAGTGGGCGACTGGGTGCTGTACATCGACGGGGAGAGCACCAGCTCCATGACACACATTGAAGCCCAGAACAGGATCCGTGCCTGTGGGGACAGGCTCTGCCTCACCCTGAGCAG AGCCCAGAACCACCTGGGGAAGCCACAGAAG GTGCTGAGCCTTGACAA GCAGCCCCCACAGCTGGTGGAGCCCCCCAGCACTCCTGTTTACGACCCTGTGAAGTTGCGGCTGATAGAGGACGCTGAGGACTGGCAGCCCCGCACCGGGACCTCCCAGTCCCGCTCCTTCCACAAACTGGCCCGGCTGACGGGCACAGACGGCT TGGAGGATCATGAGGATGTATTTGTTAAAAATCCGAG GGATGCCCATGGGTCTGTCTGGGGCACAGGGGAGCAGTG GCAGCCCCCACAAGTGGTGgagccccccagcacccctgtgTGCGACCCTGTGAAGTTGCGGCTGATAGAGGACGCTGAGGACTGGCAGCCCCGCACCGGGACCTCCCAGTCCCGCTCCTTCCGCAAACTGGCCCGGCTGACGGGCACAGACGGCT TGGAGGATCATGAGGATGTGTTTGTTAAAAAGCCGAG CCAGGTCTCTGTGCCAGACccttccctgggagcagcaATGAAGACCGAGCCAGGACTGG CCCCCAGGAcccctgctgccacccctgGACCTGCCAGTCGCCCACCCTGGGCTGTGGACCCCTCGTTTGCTGAACGCTATGCCCCGGACAAGACAAGCACGGTGGTGAGCAAGCACAGCCAGCCAGCCACACCAACCCCCATGCAGAACCGCAGCTCCATCGTGCAGGCAGCCCAGCAAACCCCAGAAGGGTCTGGCCGCACACCCCTCTGTTACAAGTGCAACAAGGTCATCAG gggaCGCTACCTCGTGGCCCTGGGACATTATTACCACCCCGAGGAGTTCATCTGCTGCCAGTGTAGGAAGGTGCTGGATGAAGGTGGCTTCTTTGAGGAGAAAGGCTCCATCTTCTGCCCCAAGTGCTATGACACGCGCTACGCACCCAGCTGTGCCAAGTGCAAGAAGAAGATCACTGGG GAGGTCATGCATGCACTGAAGATGACCTGGCACGTGCAGTGTTTCACATGTGCTGCCTGCAAAACTCCCATCCGCAACCGTGCCTTCTACATGGAGGAGGGACAGCCCTACTGTGAGAGAG ACTACGAGAAGATGTTTGGCACCAAGTGCCGTGGCTGTGACTTCAAGATCGATGCCGGGGACCGGTTCCTGGAGGCGCTGGGGTTCAGCTGGCACGACACGTGCTTCGTCTGTGCG ATCTGCCAGACTAACCTGGAAGGGAAGACCTTCTACTCCAAGAAGGACAAGCCACTCTGCAAGAGCCATGCTTTCTCCCACGTGTGA
- the PDLIM7 gene encoding PDZ and LIM domain protein 7 isoform X2: MGDMESYKVMLNGPAPWGFRLQGGKDFSMPLSISRLTPGGKAAQAGVGVGDWVLYIDGESTSSMTHIEAQNRIRACGDRLCLTLSRAQNHLGKPQKVLSLDKQPPQLVEPPSTPVYDPVKLRLIEDAEDWQPRTGTSQSRSFHKLARLTGTDGLEDHEDVFVKNPRDAHGSVWGTGEQWQPPQVVEPPSTPVCDPVKLRLIEDAEDWQPRTGTSQSRSFRKLARLTGTDGLEDHEDELDKNPRDAHGSVWGTGEQWQPPQVVEPPSTPVCNPGKLRLIEDAEDWQPRTGTSQSRSFRKLARLTGTDGLEDHEDVFVKKPSQVSVPDPSLGAAMKTEPGLAPRTPAATPGPASRPPWAVDPSFAERYAPDKTSTVVSKHSQPATPTPMQNRSSIVQAAQQTPEGSGRTPLCYKCNKVIRGRYLVALGHYYHPEEFICCQCRKVLDEGGFFEEKGSIFCPKCYDTRYAPSCAKCKKKITGEVMHALKMTWHVQCFTCAACKTPIRNRAFYMEEGQPYCERDYEKMFGTKCRGCDFKIDAGDRFLEALGFSWHDTCFVCAICQTNLEGKTFYSKKDKPLCKSHAFSHV, encoded by the exons ATGGGTGACATGGAGTCCTACAAGGTGATGCTGAATGGGCCAGCGCCATGGGGCttcaggctgcagggagggaaggatttCAGCATGCCACTCTCCATCTCCAGG CTGACACCAGGTGGGAAAGCGGCCCAGGCTGGTGTGGGAGTGGGCGACTGGGTGCTGTACATCGACGGGGAGAGCACCAGCTCCATGACACACATTGAAGCCCAGAACAGGATCCGTGCCTGTGGGGACAGGCTCTGCCTCACCCTGAGCAG AGCCCAGAACCACCTGGGGAAGCCACAGAAG GTGCTGAGCCTTGACAA GCAGCCCCCACAGCTGGTGGAGCCCCCCAGCACTCCTGTTTACGACCCTGTGAAGTTGCGGCTGATAGAGGACGCTGAGGACTGGCAGCCCCGCACCGGGACCTCCCAGTCCCGCTCCTTCCACAAACTGGCCCGGCTGACGGGCACAGACGGCT TGGAGGATCATGAGGATGTATTTGTTAAAAATCCGAG GGATGCCCATGGGTCTGTCTGGGGCACAGGGGAGCAGTG GCAGCCCCCACAAGTGGTGgagccccccagcacccctgtgTGCGACCCTGTGAAGTTGCGGCTGATAGAGGACGCTGAGGACTGGCAGCCCCGCACCGGGACCTCCCAGTCCCGCTCCTTCCGCAAACTGGCCCGGCTGACGGGCACAGACGGCT TGGAGGATCATGAGGATGAGCTTGATAAAAACCCCAG GGATGCCCATGGGTCTGTCTGGGGCACAGGGGAGCAGTG GCAGCCCCCGCAAGTGGTGgagccccccagcacccctgtgTGCAACCCCGGGAAGTTGCGGCTGATAGAGGACGCTGAGGACTGGCAGCCCCGCACCGGGACCTCCCAGTCCCGCTCCTTCCGCAAACTGGCCCGGCTGACAGGCACAGACGGCT TGGAGGATCATGAGGATGTGTTTGTTAAAAAGCCGAG CCAGGTCTCTGTGCCAGACccttccctgggagcagcaATGAAGACCGAGCCAGGACTGG CCCCCAGGAcccctgctgccacccctgGACCTGCCAGTCGCCCACCCTGGGCTGTGGACCCCTCGTTTGCTGAACGCTATGCCCCGGACAAGACAAGCACGGTGGTGAGCAAGCACAGCCAGCCAGCCACACCAACCCCCATGCAGAACCGCAGCTCCATCGTGCAGGCAGCCCAGCAAACCCCAGAAGGGTCTGGCCGCACACCCCTCTGTTACAAGTGCAACAAGGTCATCAG gggaCGCTACCTCGTGGCCCTGGGACATTATTACCACCCCGAGGAGTTCATCTGCTGCCAGTGTAGGAAGGTGCTGGATGAAGGTGGCTTCTTTGAGGAGAAAGGCTCCATCTTCTGCCCCAAGTGCTATGACACGCGCTACGCACCCAGCTGTGCCAAGTGCAAGAAGAAGATCACTGGG GAGGTCATGCATGCACTGAAGATGACCTGGCACGTGCAGTGTTTCACATGTGCTGCCTGCAAAACTCCCATCCGCAACCGTGCCTTCTACATGGAGGAGGGACAGCCCTACTGTGAGAGAG ACTACGAGAAGATGTTTGGCACCAAGTGCCGTGGCTGTGACTTCAAGATCGATGCCGGGGACCGGTTCCTGGAGGCGCTGGGGTTCAGCTGGCACGACACGTGCTTCGTCTGTGCG ATCTGCCAGACTAACCTGGAAGGGAAGACCTTCTACTCCAAGAAGGACAAGCCACTCTGCAAGAGCCATGCTTTCTCCCACGTGTGA
- the PDLIM7 gene encoding PDZ and LIM domain protein 7 isoform X3 encodes MGDMESYKVMLNGPAPWGFRLQGGKDFSMPLSISRLTPGGKAAQAGVGVGDWVLYIDGESTSSMTHIEAQNRIRACGDRLCLTLSRAQNHLGKPQKVLSLDKQPPQLVEPPSTPVYDPVKLRLIEDAEDWQPRTGTSQSRSFHKLARLTGTDGLEDHEDVFVKNPRDAHGSVWGTGEQWQPPQVVEPPSTPVCDPVKLRLIEDAEDWQPRTGTSQSRSFRKLARLTGTDGLEGGEDELDKKPRDAHGSVWGTGEQWQPPQVVEPPSTPVCNPGKLRLIEDAEDWQPRTGTSQSRSFRKLARLTGTDGLEDHEDVFVKKPSQVSVPDPSLGAAMKTEPGLAPRTPAATPGPASRPPWAVDPSFAERYAPDKTSTVVSKHSQPATPTPMQNRSSIVQAAQQTPEGSGRTPLCYKCNKVIRGRYLVALGHYYHPEEFICCQCRKVLDEGGFFEEKGSIFCPKCYDTRYAPSCAKCKKKITGEVMHALKMTWHVQCFTCAACKTPIRNRAFYMEEGQPYCERDYEKMFGTKCRGCDFKIDAGDRFLEALGFSWHDTCFVCAICQTNLEGKTFYSKKDKPLCKSHAFSHV; translated from the exons ATGGGTGACATGGAGTCCTACAAGGTGATGCTGAATGGGCCAGCGCCATGGGGCttcaggctgcagggagggaaggatttCAGCATGCCACTCTCCATCTCCAGG CTGACACCAGGTGGGAAAGCGGCCCAGGCTGGTGTGGGAGTGGGCGACTGGGTGCTGTACATCGACGGGGAGAGCACCAGCTCCATGACACACATTGAAGCCCAGAACAGGATCCGTGCCTGTGGGGACAGGCTCTGCCTCACCCTGAGCAG AGCCCAGAACCACCTGGGGAAGCCACAGAAG GTGCTGAGCCTTGACAA GCAGCCCCCACAGCTGGTGGAGCCCCCCAGCACTCCTGTTTACGACCCTGTGAAGTTGCGGCTGATAGAGGACGCTGAGGACTGGCAGCCCCGCACCGGGACCTCCCAGTCCCGCTCCTTCCACAAACTGGCCCGGCTGACGGGCACAGACGGCT TGGAGGATCATGAGGATGTATTTGTTAAAAATCCGAG GGATGCCCATGGGTCTGTCTGGGGCACAGGGGAGCAGTG GCAGCCCCCACAAGTGGTGgagccccccagcacccctgtgTGCGACCCTGTGAAGTTGCGGCTGATAGAGGACGCTGAGGACTGGCAGCCCCGCACCGGGACCTCCCAGTCCCGCTCCTTCCGCAAACTGGCCCGGCTGACGGGCACAGACGGCT TGGAAGGTGGTGAGGATGAGCTTGATAAAAAGCCGAG GGATGCCCATGGGTCTGTCTGGGGCACAGGGGAGCAGTG GCAGCCCCCGCAAGTGGTGgagccccccagcacccctgtgTGCAACCCCGGGAAGTTGCGGCTGATAGAGGACGCTGAGGACTGGCAGCCCCGCACCGGGACCTCCCAGTCCCGCTCCTTCCGCAAACTGGCCCGGCTGACAGGCACAGACGGCT TGGAGGATCATGAGGATGTGTTTGTTAAAAAGCCGAG CCAGGTCTCTGTGCCAGACccttccctgggagcagcaATGAAGACCGAGCCAGGACTGG CCCCCAGGAcccctgctgccacccctgGACCTGCCAGTCGCCCACCCTGGGCTGTGGACCCCTCGTTTGCTGAACGCTATGCCCCGGACAAGACAAGCACGGTGGTGAGCAAGCACAGCCAGCCAGCCACACCAACCCCCATGCAGAACCGCAGCTCCATCGTGCAGGCAGCCCAGCAAACCCCAGAAGGGTCTGGCCGCACACCCCTCTGTTACAAGTGCAACAAGGTCATCAG gggaCGCTACCTCGTGGCCCTGGGACATTATTACCACCCCGAGGAGTTCATCTGCTGCCAGTGTAGGAAGGTGCTGGATGAAGGTGGCTTCTTTGAGGAGAAAGGCTCCATCTTCTGCCCCAAGTGCTATGACACGCGCTACGCACCCAGCTGTGCCAAGTGCAAGAAGAAGATCACTGGG GAGGTCATGCATGCACTGAAGATGACCTGGCACGTGCAGTGTTTCACATGTGCTGCCTGCAAAACTCCCATCCGCAACCGTGCCTTCTACATGGAGGAGGGACAGCCCTACTGTGAGAGAG ACTACGAGAAGATGTTTGGCACCAAGTGCCGTGGCTGTGACTTCAAGATCGATGCCGGGGACCGGTTCCTGGAGGCGCTGGGGTTCAGCTGGCACGACACGTGCTTCGTCTGTGCG ATCTGCCAGACTAACCTGGAAGGGAAGACCTTCTACTCCAAGAAGGACAAGCCACTCTGCAAGAGCCATGCTTTCTCCCACGTGTGA
- the PDLIM7 gene encoding PDZ and LIM domain protein 7 isoform X1 produces MGDMESYKVMLNGPAPWGFRLQGGKDFSMPLSISRLTPGGKAAQAGVGVGDWVLYIDGESTSSMTHIEAQNRIRACGDRLCLTLSRAQNHLGKPQKVLSLDKQPPQLVEPPSTPVYDPVKLRLIEDAEDWQPRTGTSQSRSFHKLARLTGTDGLEDHEDVFVKNPRDAHGSVWGTGEQWQPPQVVEPPSTPVCDPVKLRLIEDAEDWQPRTGTSQSRSFRKLARLTGTDGLEGGEDELDKKPRQPPQPPESSSTPVYDPGKLRLIEDAEDWKPNAWTSQSRSFRKLARLVGADSMEDHEDELDKNPRDAHGSVWGTGEQWQPPQVVEPPSTPVCNPGKLRLIEDAEDWQPRTGTSQSRSFRKLARLTGTDGLEDHEDVFVKKPSQVSVPDPSLGAAMKTEPGLAPRTPAATPGPASRPPWAVDPSFAERYAPDKTSTVVSKHSQPATPTPMQNRSSIVQAAQQTPEGSGRTPLCYKCNKVIRGRYLVALGHYYHPEEFICCQCRKVLDEGGFFEEKGSIFCPKCYDTRYAPSCAKCKKKITGEVMHALKMTWHVQCFTCAACKTPIRNRAFYMEEGQPYCERDYEKMFGTKCRGCDFKIDAGDRFLEALGFSWHDTCFVCAICQTNLEGKTFYSKKDKPLCKSHAFSHV; encoded by the exons ATGGGTGACATGGAGTCCTACAAGGTGATGCTGAATGGGCCAGCGCCATGGGGCttcaggctgcagggagggaaggatttCAGCATGCCACTCTCCATCTCCAGG CTGACACCAGGTGGGAAAGCGGCCCAGGCTGGTGTGGGAGTGGGCGACTGGGTGCTGTACATCGACGGGGAGAGCACCAGCTCCATGACACACATTGAAGCCCAGAACAGGATCCGTGCCTGTGGGGACAGGCTCTGCCTCACCCTGAGCAG AGCCCAGAACCACCTGGGGAAGCCACAGAAG GTGCTGAGCCTTGACAA GCAGCCCCCACAGCTGGTGGAGCCCCCCAGCACTCCTGTTTACGACCCTGTGAAGTTGCGGCTGATAGAGGACGCTGAGGACTGGCAGCCCCGCACCGGGACCTCCCAGTCCCGCTCCTTCCACAAACTGGCCCGGCTGACGGGCACAGACGGCT TGGAGGATCATGAGGATGTATTTGTTAAAAATCCGAG GGATGCCCATGGGTCTGTCTGGGGCACAGGGGAGCAGTG GCAGCCCCCACAAGTGGTGgagccccccagcacccctgtgTGCGACCCTGTGAAGTTGCGGCTGATAGAGGACGCTGAGGACTGGCAGCCCCGCACCGGGACCTCCCAGTCCCGCTCCTTCCGCAAACTGGCCCGGCTGACGGGCACAGACGGCT TGGAAGGTGGTGAGGATGAGCTTGATAAAAAGCCGAG GCAACCCCCACAGCCACCGGAGTCCTCCAGCACCCCGGTGTACGACCCTGGGAAGTTGCGGCTGATAGAGGATGCTGAGGACTGGAAGCCCAATGCCTGGACCTCCCAGTCCCGCTCCTTCCGCAAACTGGCCAGGCTGGTGGGCGCAGACAGCA TGGAGGATCATGAGGATGAGCTTGATAAAAACCCCAG GGATGCCCATGGGTCTGTCTGGGGCACAGGGGAGCAGTG GCAGCCCCCGCAAGTGGTGgagccccccagcacccctgtgTGCAACCCCGGGAAGTTGCGGCTGATAGAGGACGCTGAGGACTGGCAGCCCCGCACCGGGACCTCCCAGTCCCGCTCCTTCCGCAAACTGGCCCGGCTGACAGGCACAGACGGCT TGGAGGATCATGAGGATGTGTTTGTTAAAAAGCCGAG CCAGGTCTCTGTGCCAGACccttccctgggagcagcaATGAAGACCGAGCCAGGACTGG CCCCCAGGAcccctgctgccacccctgGACCTGCCAGTCGCCCACCCTGGGCTGTGGACCCCTCGTTTGCTGAACGCTATGCCCCGGACAAGACAAGCACGGTGGTGAGCAAGCACAGCCAGCCAGCCACACCAACCCCCATGCAGAACCGCAGCTCCATCGTGCAGGCAGCCCAGCAAACCCCAGAAGGGTCTGGCCGCACACCCCTCTGTTACAAGTGCAACAAGGTCATCAG gggaCGCTACCTCGTGGCCCTGGGACATTATTACCACCCCGAGGAGTTCATCTGCTGCCAGTGTAGGAAGGTGCTGGATGAAGGTGGCTTCTTTGAGGAGAAAGGCTCCATCTTCTGCCCCAAGTGCTATGACACGCGCTACGCACCCAGCTGTGCCAAGTGCAAGAAGAAGATCACTGGG GAGGTCATGCATGCACTGAAGATGACCTGGCACGTGCAGTGTTTCACATGTGCTGCCTGCAAAACTCCCATCCGCAACCGTGCCTTCTACATGGAGGAGGGACAGCCCTACTGTGAGAGAG ACTACGAGAAGATGTTTGGCACCAAGTGCCGTGGCTGTGACTTCAAGATCGATGCCGGGGACCGGTTCCTGGAGGCGCTGGGGTTCAGCTGGCACGACACGTGCTTCGTCTGTGCG ATCTGCCAGACTAACCTGGAAGGGAAGACCTTCTACTCCAAGAAGGACAAGCCACTCTGCAAGAGCCATGCTTTCTCCCACGTGTGA
- the PDLIM7 gene encoding PDZ and LIM domain protein 7 isoform X4, translating into MGDMESYKVMLNGPAPWGFRLQGGKDFSMPLSISRLTPGGKAAQAGVGVGDWVLYIDGESTSSMTHIEAQNRIRACGDRLCLTLSRAQNHLGKPQKVLSLDKQPPQLVEPPSTPVYDPVKLRLIEDAEDWQPRTGTSQSRSFHKLARLTGTDGLEGGEDELDKKPRQPPQPPESSSTPVYDPGKLRLIEDAEDWKPNAWTSQSRSFRKLARLVGADSMEDHEDELDKNPRDAHGSVWGTGEQWQPPQVVEPPSTPVCNPGKLRLIEDAEDWQPRTGTSQSRSFRKLARLTGTDGLEDHEDVFVKKPSQVSVPDPSLGAAMKTEPGLAPRTPAATPGPASRPPWAVDPSFAERYAPDKTSTVVSKHSQPATPTPMQNRSSIVQAAQQTPEGSGRTPLCYKCNKVIRGRYLVALGHYYHPEEFICCQCRKVLDEGGFFEEKGSIFCPKCYDTRYAPSCAKCKKKITGEVMHALKMTWHVQCFTCAACKTPIRNRAFYMEEGQPYCERDYEKMFGTKCRGCDFKIDAGDRFLEALGFSWHDTCFVCAICQTNLEGKTFYSKKDKPLCKSHAFSHV; encoded by the exons ATGGGTGACATGGAGTCCTACAAGGTGATGCTGAATGGGCCAGCGCCATGGGGCttcaggctgcagggagggaaggatttCAGCATGCCACTCTCCATCTCCAGG CTGACACCAGGTGGGAAAGCGGCCCAGGCTGGTGTGGGAGTGGGCGACTGGGTGCTGTACATCGACGGGGAGAGCACCAGCTCCATGACACACATTGAAGCCCAGAACAGGATCCGTGCCTGTGGGGACAGGCTCTGCCTCACCCTGAGCAG AGCCCAGAACCACCTGGGGAAGCCACAGAAG GTGCTGAGCCTTGACAA GCAGCCCCCACAGCTGGTGGAGCCCCCCAGCACTCCTGTTTACGACCCTGTGAAGTTGCGGCTGATAGAGGACGCTGAGGACTGGCAGCCCCGCACCGGGACCTCCCAGTCCCGCTCCTTCCACAAACTGGCCCGGCTGACGGGCACAGACGGCT TGGAAGGTGGTGAGGATGAGCTTGATAAAAAGCCGAG GCAACCCCCACAGCCACCGGAGTCCTCCAGCACCCCGGTGTACGACCCTGGGAAGTTGCGGCTGATAGAGGATGCTGAGGACTGGAAGCCCAATGCCTGGACCTCCCAGTCCCGCTCCTTCCGCAAACTGGCCAGGCTGGTGGGCGCAGACAGCA TGGAGGATCATGAGGATGAGCTTGATAAAAACCCCAG GGATGCCCATGGGTCTGTCTGGGGCACAGGGGAGCAGTG GCAGCCCCCGCAAGTGGTGgagccccccagcacccctgtgTGCAACCCCGGGAAGTTGCGGCTGATAGAGGACGCTGAGGACTGGCAGCCCCGCACCGGGACCTCCCAGTCCCGCTCCTTCCGCAAACTGGCCCGGCTGACAGGCACAGACGGCT TGGAGGATCATGAGGATGTGTTTGTTAAAAAGCCGAG CCAGGTCTCTGTGCCAGACccttccctgggagcagcaATGAAGACCGAGCCAGGACTGG CCCCCAGGAcccctgctgccacccctgGACCTGCCAGTCGCCCACCCTGGGCTGTGGACCCCTCGTTTGCTGAACGCTATGCCCCGGACAAGACAAGCACGGTGGTGAGCAAGCACAGCCAGCCAGCCACACCAACCCCCATGCAGAACCGCAGCTCCATCGTGCAGGCAGCCCAGCAAACCCCAGAAGGGTCTGGCCGCACACCCCTCTGTTACAAGTGCAACAAGGTCATCAG gggaCGCTACCTCGTGGCCCTGGGACATTATTACCACCCCGAGGAGTTCATCTGCTGCCAGTGTAGGAAGGTGCTGGATGAAGGTGGCTTCTTTGAGGAGAAAGGCTCCATCTTCTGCCCCAAGTGCTATGACACGCGCTACGCACCCAGCTGTGCCAAGTGCAAGAAGAAGATCACTGGG GAGGTCATGCATGCACTGAAGATGACCTGGCACGTGCAGTGTTTCACATGTGCTGCCTGCAAAACTCCCATCCGCAACCGTGCCTTCTACATGGAGGAGGGACAGCCCTACTGTGAGAGAG ACTACGAGAAGATGTTTGGCACCAAGTGCCGTGGCTGTGACTTCAAGATCGATGCCGGGGACCGGTTCCTGGAGGCGCTGGGGTTCAGCTGGCACGACACGTGCTTCGTCTGTGCG ATCTGCCAGACTAACCTGGAAGGGAAGACCTTCTACTCCAAGAAGGACAAGCCACTCTGCAAGAGCCATGCTTTCTCCCACGTGTGA
- the DOK3 gene encoding docking protein 3 yields MERPVMDGILYVQHCKFGKRSWRKMRAQLFAASPSGVARMEKFDVRDDGTVLEKTSLRRGTRRVIRLSDCVSVGPAGTESCPKATAAFYLTTTEKSYMLAAEQRDEWIAQLCQLAFQGAKETAQSSARTQPSPAVPMEENSLYSSWQDLTEFLVLVVQTDAATRCSLHGHYLLSVLPQSLTLKDLQSRQSLLTWPYSFLRKFGQDQTIFSFEAGRRSDSGEGTFTFSTPRAPELCRAVAAAITCQQQGNDTPDPRLFCAPDLHLSTQSLEPQGWGSGADETQPSSPLGGAQPASHPPASLLHFTPPEPVGTSSIVYASIARGDQPPFGPGQPGPSEHWATTKLPPEHLYENIFTVELGPAGTEEEEEEGQGGLGCQHVPEGHSSEEGPLYDNRAALAQPPRSSPQPPEQRWGHGGQEAPPGRLGHKPQNNLRAKLVRLLSRETHGPRDWV; encoded by the exons ATGGAGAGACCGGTGATGGATGGCATCCTCTATGTGCAGCACTGCAAGTTTGGAAAG AGGTCCTGGAGAAAGATGCGAGCCCAGCTCTTTGCTGCCAGCCCCTCTGGTGTGGCCCGTATGGAGAAGTTCGACGTGCGGGATGATGGCACAGTGCTGGAGAAAACCTCCCTGCGGCGAGGCACCCGCCGGGTGATCCGCCTCTCAGACTGTGTCTCTGTGGGTCCAGCAGGCACAGAGAGCTGCCCCAAAGCCACCGCTGCCTTCTACCTCACCACCACAGAGAAGAGCTACATGCTGGCAGCCGAGCAGCGGGATGAGTGGATTGCCCAGCTCTGTCAGTTGGCCTTCCAG GGTGCAAAGGaaacagcacagagcagtgcCAGGACTCAGCCCAGCCCCGCTGTCCCCATGGAGGAAAACTCCCTCTACTCCTCCTGGCAGGACT TGACTGAATTCCTGGTGCTGGTGGTCCAGACAGATGCTGCCACCCGCTGCAGCCTGCATGGGCACTATCTGCTCTCTGTCCTGCCACAGAGTCTGACACTGAAGGATCTGCAGTCCCGCCAATCCCTGCTCACCTGGCCCTACTCCTTCCTTCGCAAATTTGGCCAGGATCAG ACCATCTTCTCCTTTGAGGCTGGCCGCCGCAGCGACTCTGGTGAGGGCACCTTCACCTTCAGCACCCCGCGGGCCCCAGAGCTCTGCcgggctgtggctgctgccatCACCTGCCAGCAACAGGGCAATGACACCCCCGACCCCCGGCTCTTCTGTGCCCCGGACCTCCATCTCTCCACACAGAGCCTggagccccagggctggggctctggGGCAGATGAgacccagcccagctctcccctGGGGGGTGCACAGcctgcctcccacccccctgccagccTCCTCCACTTCACGCCACCCGAGCCCGTGGGCACAAGCTCCATCGTCTATGCCTCCATCGCTCGGGGTGACCAGCCCCCCTTTGGGCCGGGGCAACCGGGCCCCAGTGAGCACTGGGCTACAACGAAGCTGCCCCCTGAGCATCTCTACGAGAACATCTTCACTGTGGAGCTGGGTCCTGCCGggacagaggaagaagaggaggaagggcagggggggctgggATGCCAGCATGTCCCCGAGGGCCACAGCAGTGAGGAGGGCCCCCTCTATGACAACCGAGCTGCCCTGGCCCAGCCCCCGcggagcagcccccagcccccggAGCAGCGCTGGGGCCATGGGGGGCAGGAGGCACCGCCGGGACGCCTCGGGCATAAGCCCCAGAACAACCTCCGTGCCAAGCTGGTGCGGCTGCTCAGCCGGGAGACCCACGGCCCGCGGGACTGGGTCTGA